DNA from Streptomyces sp. NBC_01260:
GGCGGGGCGAAGGCCGAGCCGATCGTGTCCGATCCCGAGGCCGCTCCGGAGCCGGAAGCGGAACCTGTTCCCGAGGCGGATCCCGAACCCTGCGGCTCAGGCGTCAGACCGGACGGAAGGGCGAATTCCGACGTCGGGTGGTCCTCCTCGGGCGGCGGCGACTTCCCCACCCCGGCGGGTTGGGAGAATGCGCTGCGTGCCTCGTCGGACTGGGGCTTCTGGTCCTCAGGACCGCCCGGCTCCGCCACCACTGACCTCACTCACCATCGGCTGCGCGTCTTCGGCAGCGCTCCTGCCCAGTATGGCCGCGGAGATGGGCGCACACACGAAACGGGCGGCACACCGGTGAAGGTATGCCGCCCGTCGCGTGCACAGAGCCATAAACGGAACCGCGAGGGGAACCGTAGACGGAACCGCTGGCGGAACGTCAGTGAGCGCCGCCCTGCGCCTCAAGGCGCTTGTACGAGTTCTCGATCTCGGCCTCGGCCTCGGCGCGCCCGACCCAGTCGGCGCCCTCGACGGACTTGCCGGGCTCCAGGTCCTTGTAGACCTCGAAGAAGTGCTGGATCTCCAGGCGGTCGAACTCCGACACGTGGTGGATGTCGCGCAGGTGCTCCACCCGGGGGTCGGAGGCCGGTACGCACAGCAGCTTGTCGTCGCCGCCGGCCTCGTCGGTCATCCGGAACATGCCGATCGCGCGGCACTTGATGAGGCAGCCGGGGAAGGTCGGCTCCTCCAGGATGACCAGCGCGTCCAGCGG
Protein-coding regions in this window:
- a CDS encoding inorganic diphosphatase; amino-acid sequence: MEFDVVIEIPKGSRNKYEVDHETGRIRLDRRLFTSTSYPADYGFVENTLGEDGDPLDALVILEEPTFPGCLIKCRAIGMFRMTDEAGGDDKLLCVPASDPRVEHLRDIHHVSEFDRLEIQHFFEVYKDLEPGKSVEGADWVGRAEAEAEIENSYKRLEAQGGAH